Genomic window (Paenibacillus sp. PK3_47):
CATACTGGCTAATGGTCAAGTTATAAACGATTGGAGCCATAATCTCCATTTTGAGGCCATACTGGCTTTGCTCTGCATTGAATCAGCACCCTATAATAAAACTACTCTGCGCAGAGAGTAATGTTATAAGGAGAGCCTTAAAGCCTATGGATTACAAAACAACACTATATCAGCATATCGTTACGGAAGGTACACATTATGAAATCGGCCGCGCTCTGGGAGCCATTGTTAAACAAGACCCGCCACTTCTGTCTTTCCTCTCTTCCCCCTTTATGGGCGCAGACTCCTTACTGCCTGACGCAGTTGAACATGCATTGAACTGTTTTGAACGCTACTGTCCGGGAATCAATGATGAAGTAAAAGGTTTTGCTCATGAAACCGGTATTAGAGAAGAAGAGGCAGTATTCTATTACTCCTATCTTCAGCCTTCCGGACATTGCAGCCAGGCGGCCATGCAAAGCGGGCGATTAAGCGGCAGCCGCACATACCATTTGCGCACCTACGAATATGGCTGGGAAGACGCGCCATATAACCAGCTGCTGCTCAGCACAACAAGGGTCACCGGGAAGCCGGCACATATAGGTTTCGCTTTGCAGTTATTCGGGCGTTATGACGGGATGAATGATCAGGGACTCAGCGTAACAACGACCTCGGGCAGAATCCGCCCGGACATGTCTGAGGCGGGATTTGTATTTCCGGGAGTCGTCCGGGCCCTGCTCGATCAATGTGTTTCCGTGAAGGAAGCGGTCTCTCTTATGCGTAGTATGCCGATTTCCGATTACAGGAATTTTCTAGTATCCGATGCAGCAGGAGGCATTGCTCTGATTGAAGTTGCCGGAACGCACAAAGAGATTAAGCTGGTCGAAGCCGCCCATACAAACTCTCCGCAGCTTGTTGTGTCCGCCAATCACTATACCCTCCCCTCCATGATGGCTCACAACTTGCAGGTAATGCATAATTCTAAGAATAGGTACGATGTTCTTCAGTCAGCCTTGTCCAGTAAAAGCGCATTTAATCATCCGCTTGAGGCCATGAAGAATGCTGTCAGCTATAGCCTGCCGCAAGGGGTGTGCTGTCATCATTACAGTGAAGGCTTTGGCACGCTGTGGTCCATGGTGTTTGATAACACCGGGCGGCAGGTACATATCTGTATGGGATCACCGAGGGCCAATCCCTGGATAAGCTTCGGCTTCGGTGATCCGCCGGGACTCAGCAGCTATACCGCCATTCTCCCTAACGAGACATCGGAAGCTTCATTTTGGAGCCCTATTCCGTAATAACCTGATAACAGCTCCCACGCACACATGACGCTTATGGCATAAAATTCATACGGCCTCCCCATACTACCGGAAGGACAACGGAGGTGAGAACTCATGCCCAAAAACAATTCAGATGCCAAATACGACAGAGCGGATAATAAAGCGGACAGCAAACACAATCAGCAGAACCGTGCTTCCATTATGGAAGAGCCGCAAATGCTGACCAATGATAAAGCCGAGGACTATGTTCCTAGCTTAAATGGTGTTACCAAGAACGAAACGTAACCGCCGCAAAAATGAAATATGATCTGTAAAAAGGCTGTGCTGCTCTTTGATTCTGATGAGTGCGCAGCCTTTTTGCGCTTCCAAAAGCACCGCTACCCTCTAATTGACTTGCCGGATGGGCAATGTTAGGCTTTTGGTTATAGCATGGTTAAGAGGAGAATCCGGATGAAGAAAGCCACGATGAAAGACATTGCCCGGCTGGCCAATGTATCGGTAGCCACGGTGAGCTATGTACTTAATGATGTTAAGAATCAGACCATACCCGAACCTACCCGGGAGAGCATTCTGCAGATCGCTAAGCAGCTTAACTATGTGCCCAATCTGGTGGCGCGTTCCCTCGTCAAGCAGCGGACCGGACTGGTCGGTATTCTGATCAACAAAACTGCCGATTTGCCTTACTGGAAGCGCCAAAGCTACCTCTCTCTCGCGGCGAACCTGGAAGCCAGGCTTACAGAGGCGGGCTATCATACGCTGCTTGTCAGCTTAAATCCGGAGGCGCCGGCCATGGATATTATCCGTGAGCGCAAGCTTGACGCAGTGTTTGTAGTGGATGTGAGAGATGATATGTTCTACAGGATTTCCGCCAATTTCACGGAGGGTGTGCCGCTGATTCTGATCGGCTGCCTGATCGGCGACCCTTTATTTAATCAGGTTAATTATAATATCCCCCAAGCGCTGGCTGCTGCACTTTCCGTCTCACAGACTTCTGCCTGTCTGGTGATGGAAGAGCATAATAACAAGGCTTTGGCCCAGTGGATTATTGACCAGTCAGGCTTACCCCACGAGTTAATTCATATCGTTAATGATTCTGCGGATAACCGGAGTACGCTGGAGTTTTTCGTGGAGCAGCACTGTGATAAGCACATCATTGTCATTAACGAATTTCTGGCAAAAGAAGTCGAACGTCTCGCCCCGGGCTCGGCAATATCTGCGGTCTGCACCTGTGGCGTACCGGAAATTCTCTCTGCGGCCACCCGTCCCATTTCTTTTCAAAATGACAGAGCAGCCTTGGCCTATGAGTTGATGTCTCTCCTTAGCAGCGGGCAGCCTGCTGACAGTTTGAAAAAGCAAAATCATTTTTGGGTTGATGTTCTGGAGTAATCTCCTTATAATAACTTAAACGATTAAGTTAAGTTGTTAAGGGGGCCAGTTCATGCATGCACCTGCTTCCGGAAGTGCTGCACCGTTACATTCAGCGCAGCCTGCATATCCTGTTTTACGTAAAAACAAAGTATTTCTGCTGCTGTTCACAGCCAGTACGCTTTCGGTTCTGGGCAATGCCTTCCACAGCCTTGCACTAAGCTTGTGGGTACTGCAGGAAACAGGCAGTGCAAAAATGATGAGCATCCTGACGGTAAGCAATCTCATCATTTGCTCGCTTCTGGGCAGTCTGACCGGTACGGCCGCCGACCGCATTAACCGCAGAACACTGATTCTCTCCGCTTATGCCGTGCAGAGCATAACCGTTCTGGGGATTGCTTTTGCCTTGACGAAGCCTGATGTTTCCTTCATCCTGATTGTAATCCTCACCGGAATCGCCACTTCCGCAGGGCAATTTCACGCCCCCGCCTTTCAGGCTTCCCTGCTGACTGTCGTCGGCAAAAAGTACATTCAGCAGGCTGCCGGCCTGATGACCTTGTCCGAGAATATTTCACGCACGGCAGGTTACGCCCTGGGAGGGATTTTTGTCGCCGCTTTTGGCGGGGCCTGGGCGATTTTTGTGGACGGCATTGCCTTTATGATCTCTTTCCTTCTCGTGCTGGCCGCCGGTCGCTTCGCAAGTACCAATACGTCATCATACAAACAGAAGACAAACACCTTTAAGCAGGATGTGATCGGCGGATTCCGCTATATCTGGAGCAATCCTTTTGCCAAGGCGGTGGTTCTCCTGCTGCCTGTCTTATCTTTATTCTTCCTCTCCTGTCTTATGCTCACACAGGTTATGGCCGTGCAGGTCTGGAAAGCCATCCCTTTTCAGTTCGGACTAATGGAAGCGTGTATCCCGCTTGGCTATATGCTGGGTTCGGGTCTTATCCTGACTATGGGCAGCAGAATCAAAAGGCGCGGAGCTGTGGTTGCCGGCAGCATCCTTTTGCTGGGCCCTCTATATGCAATTCTCGCTGTAACGGGCTCTATGGCTGTGGCGATCCCGCTCATTCTTCTCATCGGGTTCACCTTTTCATTCAGTACGCTGCTGATTAACATCATCTTAAGGCTGGAGGTGCCGGAAGGTTTGCAGGGAAGAATGTTCGGCGTACTGGGTTCCCTGATGAGTGTCAGCCCACCGCTCGGGCTTGCTGTCTTTTCTGCGGCAGCAGACCAGTTCGGGGCACCTGTAACGATGCTCTCAGCAGGCCTTCTGCTATTGCTGTTTGGCACAGCCGCCGTGGCCGGGCTTAAAGAAGTCCGCCGATATCATTAGAGTAGGAGTGAAGGACTGTTGATTCCACAAGAACAGATCTTAAGTTACTTGCGTAAGAATCCCTTGAAGAACATTACTCCGCTAAAAATG
Coding sequences:
- a CDS encoding C45 family peptidase, yielding MDYKTTLYQHIVTEGTHYEIGRALGAIVKQDPPLLSFLSSPFMGADSLLPDAVEHALNCFERYCPGINDEVKGFAHETGIREEEAVFYYSYLQPSGHCSQAAMQSGRLSGSRTYHLRTYEYGWEDAPYNQLLLSTTRVTGKPAHIGFALQLFGRYDGMNDQGLSVTTTSGRIRPDMSEAGFVFPGVVRALLDQCVSVKEAVSLMRSMPISDYRNFLVSDAAGGIALIEVAGTHKEIKLVEAAHTNSPQLVVSANHYTLPSMMAHNLQVMHNSKNRYDVLQSALSSKSAFNHPLEAMKNAVSYSLPQGVCCHHYSEGFGTLWSMVFDNTGRQVHICMGSPRANPWISFGFGDPPGLSSYTAILPNETSEASFWSPIP
- a CDS encoding LacI family DNA-binding transcriptional regulator → MKKATMKDIARLANVSVATVSYVLNDVKNQTIPEPTRESILQIAKQLNYVPNLVARSLVKQRTGLVGILINKTADLPYWKRQSYLSLAANLEARLTEAGYHTLLVSLNPEAPAMDIIRERKLDAVFVVDVRDDMFYRISANFTEGVPLILIGCLIGDPLFNQVNYNIPQALAAALSVSQTSACLVMEEHNNKALAQWIIDQSGLPHELIHIVNDSADNRSTLEFFVEQHCDKHIIVINEFLAKEVERLAPGSAISAVCTCGVPEILSAATRPISFQNDRAALAYELMSLLSSGQPADSLKKQNHFWVDVLE
- a CDS encoding MFS transporter codes for the protein MHAPASGSAAPLHSAQPAYPVLRKNKVFLLLFTASTLSVLGNAFHSLALSLWVLQETGSAKMMSILTVSNLIICSLLGSLTGTAADRINRRTLILSAYAVQSITVLGIAFALTKPDVSFILIVILTGIATSAGQFHAPAFQASLLTVVGKKYIQQAAGLMTLSENISRTAGYALGGIFVAAFGGAWAIFVDGIAFMISFLLVLAAGRFASTNTSSYKQKTNTFKQDVIGGFRYIWSNPFAKAVVLLLPVLSLFFLSCLMLTQVMAVQVWKAIPFQFGLMEACIPLGYMLGSGLILTMGSRIKRRGAVVAGSILLLGPLYAILAVTGSMAVAIPLILLIGFTFSFSTLLINIILRLEVPEGLQGRMFGVLGSLMSVSPPLGLAVFSAAADQFGAPVTMLSAGLLLLLFGTAAVAGLKEVRRYH